In Piliocolobus tephrosceles isolate RC106 unplaced genomic scaffold, ASM277652v3 unscaffolded_1481, whole genome shotgun sequence, the genomic stretch tgtgccaccatgcctggctaatttttagtagagacaatatttttagtgtttttagcagagacagagttttgctatgttggccaggctggtctcgaactcctggcctcaagtgatctgcccacctcagcctcccaaagtgctgggattacaggcatgagccaccgcacctggccttattttctgttcattgttctttttgtcagtcttatcttttctttcttttttagatgggGACATTGGTTTTGGACCTTTACAACAGAGAATGTCTGAAGAAGTTTCTTTCCAGTCTGAGATTAATATTAATCTCTTCAAAAGAGATGACCCATATTCCATTTTAGAAGAATTGTGGAAAGATGATGAACACAcaagaaaatgtggagaaaaccAGAGCAAACCTTTAAGTCATGTTGCCTTCATTAACAAGAAAACACTAGCTAATGACAGGGTCTGTGAATATAAGGACGTTGGGGAAATAGTTCATGTAAACACACACCTGGTTTCCTCAAGAAAAAGACTCCATAACTGTAACTCATTTGGAAAGAATTTGGAGCCTAATGTAACCTTATATAATAGAAACAATGCAACAGAAAATTCTGATAAGACTATTGGAGATGGTGATATTTTCACTCATATGAATTCTCATACAGAAGTGACTGCTTGTGAATGTAATCAGTGTAGGAAATCTCTGCATCATAAGCAAGCTCTCATTCAACATCAGAAAATTCATACTAGAGAGAGCCTCTATTTGTTCTCTATGTAAATGTTTTCTCCCCGAAGTCACATGCCTTTGCACACGAGAGCATTTGTACTGAAGAAAAGCAGCATGAATGCCATGAATGTGAGGCAGTCTTCACTCAGAAGTCCCAGCTTGATGGCCGTCAGAGGCTTTATGCAGGAATATGCACTGAATATGAGAAGGATTTTTCCCTCAAGTCAAACCATCAGAAAACTCCTGAGGGGAATTACTATACATGCAGTGACTATGGAAGAGCCTTTATCCAGAAGTCAGATCTGTTCAGATGCCAGAGAATTCATTCTGGAGACAAACCCTGTGAGTACAGTGAATGTGAGAAAAACCTCTGTCAGAATTCAAACctaatatacataaaaaaaattcatactggagagaaacactTTGtactgaatgtggaaaagcttTCACAAGGAAATCAACACTAAGTATGCATCAGAAAATCCACACAGGAGAAAAACCTTATGTATGTACtgaatgtgggaaggcctttatCCGGAAGTCACATTTTATCACACAtgaaagaattcatactggagaaaaaccctatgaatgcaGTGACTGTGGGAAATCctttattaaaaaatcacaacTCCATGTGCATCAGCGAATTCACACAGGAGAGAATCCCTTTATATGTTCAGGATGTGGGAAGGTCTTCACTCACAAGACAAATCTCATTATACACCAGAAAATCCACACAGGAGAAAGACCCTATATATGTACTGTATGTGGTAAGGCCTTTACTGACAGGTCAAATCTCATTAAGCACCaaaaaattcatactggagagaaaccttataaaTGCAGTGACTGTGGAAAATCATTCACCTGGAAGTCACGGCTCAGGATACATCAGAAGTGTCATACTGGAGAGAGACATTACGAATGCagagaatgtgggaaagccttcattCAGAAGTCAACACTAAGTATGCACCAGAGAATTCATAGAGGGGAAAAACCATATGTTTGCACTGAATGTGGTAAGGCCTTCTTCCACAAATCCCATTTTATTACACAtgagagaattcatactggagagaaaccctatgaatgcagTATCTGTGGGAAATCCTTCACTAAGAAATCACAACTCCACGTACATCAGCAGattcacacaggagagaaaccctatagATGTGCTGAGTGTGGAAAGGCTTTTACTGACAGATCAAATCTTTTTACACACCAgaaaattcacactggagagaaaccttataaaTGTAGTGactgtgggaaagccttcactCGGAAGTCAGGTCCCCACATACATCAGCAATCCCATACTGGAGAAAGGCATTATGagtgcagtgaatgtgggaaagcctttgcAAGAAAATCAACACTAATTAtgcatcagagaattcatactggagagaaaccctatattTGTACTGAATGTGGGAAATCCTTCATCCAGAAGTCACACTTAAATAGACAcaggagaattcatactggagagaaaccctatgaatgcagTGACTGTGGGAAGTCTTTCATTAAGAAATCACAACTCCATGAGCATCATCGAATTCCACAGGAGAGAAACCGTATATATGTGCTGAGTGTGGAAGGCCTTCACCATCAGATCAAATCTTATTAAACACCAGAAAATTCATACTAAACAGA encodes the following:
- the ZNF484 gene encoding LOW QUALITY PROTEIN: zinc finger protein 484 (The sequence of the model RefSeq protein was modified relative to this genomic sequence to represent the inferred CDS: inserted 4 bases in 4 codons); the encoded protein is FFLSVLSFLSFLDGDIGFGPLQQRMSEEVSFQSEININLFKRDDPYSILEELWKDDEHTRKCGENQSKPLSHVAFINKKTLANDRVCEYKDVGEIVHVNTHLVSSRKRLHNCNSFGKNLEPNVTLYNRNNATENSDKTIGDGDIFTHMNSHTEVTACECNQCRKSLHHKQALIQHQKIHTRESLYLFXYVNVFSPKSHAFAHESICTEEKQHECHECEAVFTQKSQLDGRQRLYAGICTEYEKDFSLKSNHQKTPEGNYYTCSDYGRAFIQKSDLFRCQRIHSGDKPCEYSECEKNLCQNSNLIYIKKIHTGEKHXCTECGKAFTRKSTLSMHQKIHTGEKPYVCTECGKAFIRKSHFITHERIHTGEKPYECSDCGKSFIKKSQLHVHQRIHTGENPFICSGCGKVFTHKTNLIIHQKIHTGERPYICTVCGKAFTDRSNLIKHQKIHTGEKPYKCSDCGKSFTWKSRLRIHQKCHTGERHYECRECGKAFIQKSTLSMHQRIHRGEKPYVCTECGKAFFHKSHFITHERIHTGEKPYECSICGKSFTKKSQLHVHQQIHTGEKPYRCAECGKAFTDRSNLFTHQKIHTGEKPYKCSDCGKAFTRKSGPHIHQQSHTGERHYECSECGKAFARKSTLIMHQRIHTGEKPYICTECGKSFIQKSHLNRHRRIHTGEKPYECSDCGKSFIKKSQLHEHHRIXTGEKPYICAECGXAFTIRSNLIKHQKIHTKQKPYKCSDLRKALNWKPQLSMPQKSDTGEVECSMPQLWCGDSGGDQGQLSSI